In Thunnus thynnus chromosome 17, fThuThy2.1, whole genome shotgun sequence, the genomic window CATGGACATGGGAACatcaagaaaaaacatttcataccTTAAATGGTTTTACATTTGTGCTGATGGTATCCAATAGGCTTAtagtttattaattaattaatttatgttCTGTCTATGATATGTTTTTGCTGTTATAGCCTTTTTGGCCAATATTAGCGGTGAACTGTGCAGAGATGGTGTATTTTGgtttcttaaatgttttcaccACTAAATTCTTCACTAAATTTTCAGTATATAGGCTTACAGTCGGAGATGGACATTGGCAACAGAATATATTATAATAGAAGCTAATTGCCACATAAGAAATTTAAGAAATTTAGAGAAGACACTGAACCAAAACCTAAGAAATATAGGCCTATAACAattttgaaattattattagGCTACTTTGTCGTCAGTACATTAAGCTGCAGCTTTGAAAAACATTAGCCTACAAATCAGTCAGGTGTGCTAATCTTGACAGTCTTTAAAGAATATGTGCCTCATTTGAAGAGCATGTCATGTGAACCTGCTAGGCCACTTGAACTGCCAATAATGCGTTCAGGGGACCCAATCAGTCAAGTCACTGCAGCCACAGGTGGCAGGCCCTGTTTTACAAGGTGCCGCTCTCGCCTCCACCCACAGCCAAAAGTAAAGAAAGGCATGCGCTTAGGGAAAAAGAACTCATTTACCAAGGAGTCTACTTCTAAATTATTTTGTTAGGCGGtcattcaatttttttcttcttctatggcATTTTACAAGGAAGATAAGCAGGAGGACGCACGAGAGTGTCCGGTGTGCTATGAGTGTCTGTCGGGCACTGAAAGGACTCTGAGCTGCGGACATGTATTCTGCCACGACTGCCTGGTCAAAACGCTGGTCAGCGTCAACAGGGATGGGAACATAAGAGACACTATCATTTGCCCTATCTGCCGACATCTTACATTCAtcaagaaacaaaagaaagcgCTGGTGACCCCCACGGCGGACAAGGATTCAAATGAGGGGCAGACTCTGGAGGTGCCTCTCCCTCTGCCACTGGGACAGCTCCAGAGCGCACGGCGCGCCTCCAGGGACAGTTTACCGAGGAGCGTTAATTGGATCGCTCGATGCTTTAGGGGGGTCTCTGAGCGAGCCCGTCGACAGAGGTTGATCAGCCCCAGCCACAATACATCTCAGATCTTCATCATAAGCGCTGAAGGGCGACCCATGGCTGAAAATGATGCGTTCGACGTTGTGATGACTGTGGTTCAACCCCGGCGCAGGCGAGTGCGCAGGGTTTGCACAACTGCGCGATGCCTGCTTGTTTTGCTGTCAGCATTTACTGTACTCGCCCTGGTGGCTGCAACCTTACCCTGGATTTTGTTGGCATAGCACAATGATATAGAAGTCTGGATTATAAAGTGCCAAGAGAGGATGGTGAAGAGACATTTGATGGAAAATCTTTAAAAGATATATCCAACTTCAACACAGTCAAGCAGCCTATCCACCAGTCATGCAATGGATTGTGTGAAGTAGCTTTGTCTTACTAATCAAAGTAATCTGGACTATTTCAGTGTACCATCAATCCACAACAAATGTACAATTTCGTTAATCTATTAATAATATTCATCTTTCATCATTCATGTCTCCAACATGGTTTTACGACATGATCAGATGTGCAATTTCCTTCCCTGATTTTAAGGAAAAGTCAGAGTTTATAGGCATGCTGGTGTCCTTTATATGCATTGCCAAGCAACAGTCTACAGTAAAGTCAAGGTTGAGAAATCCTTGACAGCCGAGTCTTTTGTTTTGCATTCCTGCCTGTGACATGTTTTACCTGTTTTATGAGAGGAAAAAACGCAGACAAATTTTAAGAATTTCAAAGTAGGAAAATCCAACCAGTGtggacattttaaagacatttcactatttcaacaatttaaaaaaagtttgtgagaaaaaaagtgcaataaaaaccATTTCACCCATCCAACTGCTGTTAAAGCAGTTCATTGTTGTGTTACCCTGTTGTTAGAGACACTGTTTCCAAGCAGCAGACAATAACTTTGTGGGCAAAAGCTATAAACCTTGCCTACAACATCATGCATATGTCCACAGGAGAAAAGGGAGGGGTTACATTTCGGCAGTAGGCTAAGACACAAACTTGGTTTAGTGAGAGGGAACAGT contains:
- the LOC137201378 gene encoding RING finger protein 222; this translates as MAFYKEDKQEDARECPVCYECLSGTERTLSCGHVFCHDCLVKTLVSVNRDGNIRDTIICPICRHLTFIKKQKKALVTPTADKDSNEGQTLEVPLPLPLGQLQSARRASRDSLPRSVNWIARCFRGVSERARRQRLISPSHNTSQIFIISAEGRPMAENDAFDVVMTVVQPRRRRVRRVCTTARCLLVLLSAFTVLALVAATLPWILLA